The genomic DNA TGCTGTAGCGCAGCCCTTCAGGGCTGCCGATGCTGTAGCGCAGCCCTTCAGGGCTGCCGATGCTGTAGCGCAGCCCTTCAGGGCTGCCGATGCCGCAGCGCAGTTCTTCAGGGTTGCCGATGCTGTAGCGCAGTTCTTCAGGGCTGCCGATGCCGCAGCGCAGTTCTTCAGGGCTGCCGATGCCGCAGCGCAGTTCTTCAGGGCTGCCGATGCTGTAGCGCAGTTCTTCAGGGGCTGCCGATGCTGTAGCGCAGCCCTTCAGGGCTGCCGATGCTGCCGCGCCGGTCTTCAGCCGTGCCTCGGCACCTCGTTTGCCTGCGAACCAAGCATGTTTCCCAAGCGAACGCGTCTGAAGACGTTCGACTATGTCGGCGCCTATCGCTACTTCCTCACGTTCTGTACCTCCAACCACCACGAAGCGTTCACGTCGGCGGCGAATGTAGAACTCGTGCTCACGCAGATCGTCCGCGCTGCCCGAGAGGCGGGGTTTGAAATCATTGCGTACTGCTTCATGCCTGATCACGTGCACTTGTTGATCGAAGGAGCGGCACCCAATTCCGAGATGAAACAGTTCGCAAAACTTGCGAAGCAGTACGCCGGTTTCTACTACAAGCAGCGCTGCGGCCGCCGGCTGTGGCAGCCCAGTTACTGGGATCGTGTCCTGCGCGACGAAGAAGACACGTGGAGCGTCGCGCGATACATCGTGGAGAACCCGCTGACCGATGGCCTCGCGCGGAGCGCGGACGAGCATCCGTTTCTTGGATCGTGTGTCGTAGGCAAGCGGGAACTGCTGTTCGCCGTCAGTTGTTCGAAGCCGTGGACGCGCGGGTGAAGAGCGTTCTCGCTACGAGAACGCTCTTCACCCGCGAGGCAGGCGTAAACGCCTGCGCTACAGGCGTTGTAGCCAGCCGTTGTTAGAGGCCGTTGTAGAGGCCGTTGGAGACGCCGTCGTAGCGCAACCCTTCAGGGCTGCCCGCAGCGCGCGACACGATCGCAGGCCCAGGGTGAGGCAGGCGTAAACGCCTGCGCAACAGCCGTTGTAGAGGCCGTTGGGGACGCCGTCGTAGCGCAGCCCTTCAGAGCTGCCCGTCGCGCGCGACACGATCACAAGCCCGACGGCGCCAGACTCGGCCCGCGTTTCAGGAACCGGCCCGCGCCTTTCGTGCCGACGAACCGGTCGCCCTCGATGATCACGCTCCCCTGCGAGATCACATACGCCGGCGCGCCTTCGACGACCCTTCCCTCGTACGGGTTGTAGTCGACCCGCATGTGCAGGGTCTTGACGCCGAGCGTCTGCCGCTTCTTCGGATCGAAGACGACGAGGTCGGCGTCGCTGCCGATCGCGATGGTGCCCTTGCGCGGAAACAGCCCGAACATCTTCGCCGGTGCCGTCGAGCACAATTCGACGAAGCGGTTGAGGCTGATGCGTCCCTTGCGCACGCCGCCGTCGTGCACGAGCGTCAGGCGCGTCTCGATACCGGGCGCGCCGTTCGGGATCTTGCTGAAGTCGTCCGTGCCGATTTCCTTCTGGCCGGCCATGCAGAACGGACAGTGGTCGGTCGAGATGACCTGCAAGTCGTTCTTGTTCAGCCCCTGCCACAACACGTCCTGGTGCCATTTCTCGCGCAGCGGCGGCGACATCACGTATTTCGCGCCGTCGAAGCCGGGCTCCTCGTAGTTGTCGTAGGACAGGAACAGATACTGGGGG from Candidatus Binatia bacterium includes the following:
- a CDS encoding transposase, translated to MFPKRTRLKTFDYVGAYRYFLTFCTSNHHEAFTSAANVELVLTQIVRAAREAGFEIIAYCFMPDHVHLLIEGAAPNSEMKQFAKLAKQYAGFYYKQRCGRRLWQPSYWDRVLRDEEDTWSVARYIVENPLTDGLARSADEHPFLGSCVVGKRELLFAVSCSKPWTRG